ATCTGTCACTGCAGCCACCATGCTCCCGGCAGCCGGGGGAATACTCAGGTAATTAAAAGACTGGGCCAGAATATTTTTAAAAGCCGGTGCTGCCACATCCCCGCCGTAATATTTGTTCCGGGGTTCATCCACCACCACCAGTACCGCCAGCTGGGGATTCTGGAGCGGAGCAAATCCGGCAAAAACCGATGTGTATGTGTTTTTGGCATACCCTTTCTGGCCCTGGACCACTTTCTGGGCCGTGCCGGTTTTCCCGCACACATTGTATCCTGCCAGCGCCGCCTTGGTGCCGGTTCCGTTTTCCTGGACAGCCAGAGCCATCATGTGTTTGACCCGGGCCGCCGTCTGGGGGGAGACGGCCTGATGCACCGGGGTGGGATGAAACACTTTGAGATCCTCACCGGTGTTGGAAACAATTTTTTTCACCAGCATGGGTTTCATGACCTGGCCGTTGTTGGCAATGGTGCTGATGCCTGAAACCAGCTGGATGGCTGACACGGAAATGCCCTGACCAAAGGAAATGGCACCCGTGTCGATCTTTGTCCATCGTTCGGGCGGCATCAAGGTTCCCGTGGTTTCTCCCGGGCTGTCTATCTGTGTTGTATTGCCGAAGCCAAATCGGCTTAAATAGTCGTGCAGGGTCTGTCTGCCGATTTTTTCCGCAATCTTGACCGCGCCGATATTGCTGGAATAAGCAATGATATGATTGATGGTCAGCCAGTCATGGGGGTGGGTATCTTTGACCGTGTATTTTCCGATGCGGTACCGGCCGTTTTCACAAAAAAAGATGGTGCTCGGAGCCATACCGGTTTCCAGGGCTGCCGCAGCTGTAAAAACTTTCAGGGTGGAGCCGGGTTCAAATGAGTCCGTGACGATGCGGTTTCGGAACAGGGCCGGATCAAACTCCTGATAATTGTTGGGGTTGAACCGGGGATAATGGGCCATGGCCAGCAGTTCACCGGTGGCCGGGCGCATGACCAGAGCCATGCCGGATTTGGCCTGATGTTTCAG
Above is a window of Desulfotignum balticum DSM 7044 DNA encoding:
- a CDS encoding peptidoglycan D,D-transpeptidase FtsI family protein; translated protein: MPDPGQKKIVNRIRFIQGVLILILTGLGIKSFDIQILKADEYARRAENGYSRHLTIKGERGRILDRHWNKLGATLDALTVIADPLRIEAPVKTARALVPLLEMDVEDLVQKFSRNSRYALIAENISPDLALKVRALNLPGIYFQKSFKRFYPNRELAAQVLGFTGKEDVGLEGLEFKYNDVLEGHAVTIRVRRDGTGRILDIDRQKQAELRGNDIVLTLDKKIQLFTETALEETVLKHQAKSGMALVMRPATGELLAMAHYPRFNPNNYQEFDPALFRNRIVTDSFEPGSTLKVFTAAAALETGMAPSTIFFCENGRYRIGKYTVKDTHPHDWLTINHIIAYSSNIGAVKIAEKIGRQTLHDYLSRFGFGNTTQIDSPGETTGTLMPPERWTKIDTGAISFGQGISVSAIQLVSGISTIANNGQVMKPMLVKKIVSNTGEDLKVFHPTPVHQAVSPQTAARVKHMMALAVQENGTGTKAALAGYNVCGKTGTAQKVVQGQKGYAKNTYTSVFAGFAPLQNPQLAVLVVVDEPRNKYYGGDVAAPAFKNILAQSFNYLSIPPAAGSMVAAVTDQGESL